CGCGAGGCGCCGCCTCGGGATGTCCAGCGTGATCCCGTCCCCGTCCCGCACGAAGGCGATCGCCCCCCCCTCCATCGCCTCGGGGGAGACATGCCCGATGCAGGGTCCGTGGGTCCCACCGGAAAAACGCCCGTCGGTGACCAGCGCCACCTTCGTCCCCAGCCCCATCCCCACGATCGCGGAGGTGGGGGAGAGCATTTCGCGCATCCCCGGGCCGCCCTTCGGGCCTTCGTACCGGATGACCACCACCATCCCGGGCCGGATCTTTCCCCCCATGATCGCCGCCATCGCGGCCTCCTCGGAGTCGAACACCTTCGCCGTCCCCCGGAAGGTGAACATGGAGGGATCCACTCCCGACTGCTTCACCACGCAGCCTCCCGGCGCGAGGCTCCCGGTCAGGATCGCGATCCCCCCCTCCTTCCGGACCGGGGCGGAGACCTTCCGGATGATTCCGTCGTCGAGCACCTTCCCCTTGCGGGCGATCGCGGTGATGTCCTTTCCCGAAACGGTCGGGTTCCTCTGCAGCACGGGGAGCAGGCGGTTCAGGACCGCCGGGATCCCCCCGGAGAACTCGATGTCCTCCATCATATGCGGCCCCGCGGGGGTTACGGTGGTGAGCTGCGGCGTCTCCCGCGAAAGCCGGTCGAACTCCGACAGCGGAAGGTTCACCCCCGCCTCGTGGGCGATCGCCAGAAGGTGCAGCACCGAATTCGAGGAGCCGCCCAGCGCGAGATCGACCCGGATGGCGTTGCGGAAGGCGGCCTGGGTCAGGATCTTCCGGGGGGTCACCCCCTTCCGCACCAGCTCCACGATCCGCACCCCGGTCTCGTACCCGATGTGCCGCTTCCGGGACATCCCCGCCAGCGCGGTCGCGCAGCCGGGCAGCGACATCCCGAGCGTCTCGGTGAGGCAGGCCATCGTGTTCGCGGTGTAGAGCCCCTGGCAGGACCCTTCTCCCGGGCAGGCCTCCGCCTCGAGCCGGGACAGCATCGCCTGGTCGATCTCCCCCCGCTGGAACCGGCCCACCGCCTCGAAGGTGTCGCTGACCAGCGACAGGCGCCGGTTCCCCATCCGGCCCGACAGCATCGGCCCGGCCGTCAGGACGATGCAGGGGATGTCCAGCCGCGCGGCGGCCATCAGCATCCCCGGGGTGATCTTGTCACAGTTGGTCAGCAGGACCAGACCGTCGAGCGCGTGCGCCTCCGCGACCGACTCGACCATGTCCGCGACCAGCTCCCGCAGGGGAAGGGAGTAGTGCATCCCCCTGTGCCCCATCGCGATCCCGTCGCAGATCGCGGGAACGCCGAACAGGAACGGATATCCCCCCGCGGCGTGGACCCCGCTCTCCACGACCCGCTCGAGCGAGCGCATCCCGACATGGCCCGGGACCAGGTCGGTGAACGAGGTCGCCACCCCGAGGAACGGTTTCCCCATCGCGGCCTGCGGGACCCCCGCGGCGCAATAGAGCGCCCGGTGGGGCATCCGCTCCAATCCCTTTTTCGTCCGGTCGCTTCGCATCCGACCTTCTCTGTTGGGCGCCCGAAAATAAAAGACTCCCTCCGGGACCTCTCGTCCCCCGGGGGATGCGCCCGCCGGGATCTTCCCGACGCGGCGTTTCCACGGCCGGATTGCGCCGAGGTCCGCCGTCGGGAGGCTTCCCCGGTTGGCCTTAGTGTCCGGAAAGCTTCTGCGCGATCCTGTCCTTCTTCGCCAGCTTGAGCTTCTGCAGCCGCTTCCGCTCGACTTCCTCGTCCGGAGTCAGGTAGACCTTCTTCTCGAATTCCTTCAGCTTCTCGTCCAGCATCCGGTGCTCCTGGACCAGGGCCTTGAATTCCGCATCTTTTTCGACAAGTGCAGCCATCTTGGCATTCTGGCTCCCCCCCATCGGCGCCTCCGGATTCGAAATGATTTCCCAGTCTAACAGAGGGCGATCAATTGTCAATTCAAGGGCGCTTCCGCTCCGCCTCGGAAGGGCGCAGGTAGGCGGGAACGACGTCCCGGGGATGCGCCCCCTTCCCTTCCCCGAGAAGGAGGAGCGCCAGGCGGCCCACGGCGGAGGCCCTGGGCAGACCCTCCCCGGGGGGGGGGAACAGGGCGCGCTCCCCGAGCGCTTCCCGCAAACCTTCTCCGTACGGGACCGTTCCGTCCCCGCAGAAGAGGACCGGTCCCGGGGGAAGCCGTCCGGGAAGCTCCTCGGGGGGAAGCGCAGTATCCGGGGCCGTCCGGAGGCAGATCCCCCCTTCCCACCGGAAGAATCCCGCGTAGACCTCTTTCCTGCGCGCATCCAGCACCGGGCAGACCGTCGTCCCCTCCAGCGGGAAGCGCATGGCCAGAGCGTGGAGCGTCGGCACGGGAACGATCGGCCTTTCCCACCCGAAGCAGAACCCCTTGGCGGCCGCCATGCCGACCCGCAGGCCGGTGAACGATCCCGGTCCCGACGACACCGCCACGTGGCCCACTCCTTCCGGGCCGTGCCCGGACTCCCGGAGAAGCCGGTCGATGGCGGCAAGACAGGTCTCGGAGAGCTGCCGGCCTCGGGGAAGCAGGATCTCCCCGAGGAGGTCCCCCCCCGACAGCAGCGCGACGCTTCCGTTGGGCGTCGCCGATTCGATGGCGAGGATCACCCCGCCCCCCACCCCGCGATCAGCCGCGCGATGTCGTTGTAGAAGACCAGGGCGGTCAGCATCAGGATGAGAGCGAGCCCCACCTGCTGCGCCGCGGCGCGGACCTGCGGGGAGAGCGGCTTGCGGAGGAGCCCCTCGATCGAGAAGAAGACCAGGTGCCCGCCGTCGAGGATCGGGATCGGGAAGAGGTTCAGGATCCCGAGGTTCACGCTCAGAAGCCCCAGGAAGTAGAGGAAGGGGAGCGCCCCCTGGCGGGCCTGGTCTCCCGCGATCTGGGCGATCAGGATCGGCCCCCCGAGCGTGTCGGAGGGAATGGTCCGCAGGACCAGCTTGACCACGGTCATCACGGTGAGGTGGATCAGCTTCCAGGTCTCCTCCCCCGCCCGCCAGAATGCGGAGAATGGGGAAAGCGCCCTCCGGATGATCTCCTGCCCGGCAACCACGCCGATCTTCGGCTCCTGGACCTTCTCCCCGAAGAGGCTCTGTCCCTCCCGGATCTCCGGGGTCACACGCACACGGATCTCCCGGTCGTCCCGGCGCGCCGTGAGGTCGATCTCCTTCCCCGCACCCGCGGCGCGGATCCCCGCGGCCAGTTCCTCCCAGGTTCCGACGGACCGCTCCCCGACCCGGACGACCAGGTCCCCCTTCGCAAGCCCCGCGCGCGCCGCCGGGGAGTCCGGCAGAACATCCCCGATCCTGGCGGTCAGCGCGGGAACGCCCCCGAGGAAGACGGCCCAGAAGACCAGGTAGGCGAAGAGGAGGTTCCCGAGGGGGCCGGCGGCCACGACGGCCATCTTCACCCAGATCGGCTTGTGGTGGAAGGAGCGCTCCCGGTCCTCCGGTGAAATCTCCTCGGAGTCGCTTTCCCCGACCAGCTTCACGTATCCCCCCAGCGGGATGGCGGACACGAGGTACTCCGTCTCCCCCCGCCGGATGCCGGCGAGCCGGGGACCGAACCCGAAGGAGAATTTCGTGACCCCCACGCCGAGCTTCCTGGCGACGAGGAAATGGCCGAACTCGTGGACGAAGATCAGGATGCCCAGGACGATGAGAAACGACAGAAAGTAGATCACGGTTTGCGGGGTCTCCTCATTCGGGATATTTGGCGCGTGGCCTCCTCCCGGGCCTCCCGGTCGGCGTCCAGGATCTCCCGGAGGGTGGGCGACCCGCCCGTCCGGCGGCGCCGCGCCAGGAGGATCTCCACGACCCGGGGGATGTCGGTGAACCGGATCCTTCCCGCGAGAAAGGCCTCCACCGCCGTCTCGTTCGCCGCGTTCAGGACCGCGGGGGCCGCTCCCCCCTCCTCCGCGGCCGCGTAGGCCAGCGCCAGGGCGGGGAAATTCCTCCGGTCGGGCGGCTCGAAACACCAGCCGTCCATTCGATGCGGCGAAAGCCGCGGCAGTTCCAGCGGAAGCCGCCCGGGGTAGGAGAGGGCGTACCCGATCGGGATCCGCATGTCGGGAACCCCCATCTGGGCGATGAGGCTTCCGTCCCGGAACTCCACCATCGCGTGAACGATCGACTGGGGGTGGATCAGCACGTCGATCCGGGACGGGGGGAGCCCGAAGAGCCAGGTCGCCTCGATCACCTCGAGCCCCTTGTTCATCAGCGTCGCCGAGTCTACGGAGATCTTCGCCCCCATCCTCCAGGTCGGGTGTCCGAGCGCCTCCCGTACCGTGGCATCCCGCATCTGGCGGCGGGTCCGGTTCCGGAAGGGGCCCCCGGACGCGGTCAGGATGATCCGGGAGACATCCTC
The Deltaproteobacteria bacterium GWC2_65_14 genome window above contains:
- a CDS encoding dihydroxy-acid dehydratase, which translates into the protein MRSDRTKKGLERMPHRALYCAAGVPQAAMGKPFLGVATSFTDLVPGHVGMRSLERVVESGVHAAGGYPFLFGVPAICDGIAMGHRGMHYSLPLRELVADMVESVAEAHALDGLVLLTNCDKITPGMLMAAARLDIPCIVLTAGPMLSGRMGNRRLSLVSDTFEAVGRFQRGEIDQAMLSRLEAEACPGEGSCQGLYTANTMACLTETLGMSLPGCATALAGMSRKRHIGYETGVRIVELVRKGVTPRKILTQAAFRNAIRVDLALGGSSNSVLHLLAIAHEAGVNLPLSEFDRLSRETPQLTTVTPAGPHMMEDIEFSGGIPAVLNRLLPVLQRNPTVSGKDITAIARKGKVLDDGIIRKVSAPVRKEGGIAILTGSLAPGGCVVKQSGVDPSMFTFRGTAKVFDSEEAAMAAIMGGKIRPGMVVVIRYEGPKGGPGMREMLSPTSAIVGMGLGTKVALVTDGRFSGGTHGPCIGHVSPEAMEGGAIAFVRDGDGITLDIPRRRLALEVSAAEIAKRKRSWKAPPPKIRTGYLARYAKAVTSAGTGAVTT
- a CDS encoding tRNA (adenosine(37)-N6)-threonylcarbamoyltransferase complex dimerization subunit type 1 TsaB; the protein is MILAIESATPNGSVALLSGGDLLGEILLPRGRQLSETCLAAIDRLLRESGHGPEGVGHVAVSSGPGSFTGLRVGMAAAKGFCFGWERPIVPVPTLHALAMRFPLEGTTVCPVLDARRKEVYAGFFRWEGGICLRTAPDTALPPEELPGRLPPGPVLFCGDGTVPYGEGLREALGERALFPPPGEGLPRASAVGRLALLLLGEGKGAHPRDVVPAYLRPSEAERKRP
- a CDS encoding RIP metalloprotease RseP, coding for MIYFLSFLIVLGILIFVHEFGHFLVARKLGVGVTKFSFGFGPRLAGIRRGETEYLVSAIPLGGYVKLVGESDSEEISPEDRERSFHHKPIWVKMAVVAAGPLGNLLFAYLVFWAVFLGGVPALTARIGDVLPDSPAARAGLAKGDLVVRVGERSVGTWEELAAGIRAAGAGKEIDLTARRDDREIRVRVTPEIREGQSLFGEKVQEPKIGVVAGQEIIRRALSPFSAFWRAGEETWKLIHLTVMTVVKLVLRTIPSDTLGGPILIAQIAGDQARQGALPFLYFLGLLSVNLGILNLFPIPILDGGHLVFFSIEGLLRKPLSPQVRAAAQQVGLALILMLTALVFYNDIARLIAGWGAG
- a CDS encoding 1-deoxy-D-xylulose-5-phosphate reductoisomerase, producing the protein MRGVAILGSTGSVGRNALEVISRFPRRFRVTALCAGKNGKELGEQARRFRPRIVCLSEESALPRLGSLRRGTRVLFGEEGMREAACSEGTDIVLAAASGVSSVRPVIAAASQGKRIALANKELLVMAGKFLVRAAKAGGGGILPVDSEHSAVFQAIEGQRREDVSRIILTASGGPFRNRTRRQMRDATVREALGHPTWRMGAKISVDSATLMNKGLEVIEATWLFGLPPSRIDVLIHPQSIVHAMVEFRDGSLIAQMGVPDMRIPIGYALSYPGRLPLELPRLSPHRMDGWCFEPPDRRNFPALALAYAAAEEGGAAPAVLNAANETAVEAFLAGRIRFTDIPRVVEILLARRRRTGGSPTLREILDADREAREEATRQISRMRRPRKP